A single Ochrobactrum sp. BTU1 DNA region contains:
- a CDS encoding ABC transporter substrate-binding protein produces MSSTLRKYTALSLSAALLASTAAFAEPVAEIGIKDADFSLEALIEAAKKEPGITVVDATGKIVTMAEAFTAKYGVKATGVKMNGQNQEQVILREAAANNVRTDVFNMSNLPSVTSEIIVQGAGLSWLPVDLKDQVPVEYQNPAITSLNPWVWAYNSDVHGDKCPIDNIWALTTEEWKGRIAIPDPLLRNETMFWFNQIAEHDDEAMRNAYEEFFGEPLKTDEASATAEWVKRFAKNRPSVTRSDTEVGPIIGAKGQEKPFMGFLSTSIFRDAKKNGYTMGICAGMKPWAGQLTPRVAVIASGTKSPNASKLFVHYMMTEEGMAPQLADGKISSNKDAKIPESEVSGIVKVIDQLYVPHSETAESDYSKLQDWQDFWTISSR; encoded by the coding sequence ATGAGTTCAACCCTTCGCAAATATACAGCCCTTTCGTTGAGTGCCGCACTTCTGGCAAGCACGGCTGCCTTCGCAGAGCCGGTCGCTGAAATCGGCATCAAGGATGCGGATTTCTCACTAGAAGCACTGATTGAAGCGGCCAAGAAAGAGCCCGGTATTACCGTTGTGGACGCCACTGGTAAGATCGTCACCATGGCTGAAGCCTTCACCGCAAAATACGGTGTGAAGGCTACAGGCGTGAAGATGAACGGCCAGAACCAGGAACAGGTCATTCTGCGTGAAGCTGCTGCGAACAATGTTCGCACGGATGTCTTCAATATGAGCAATCTGCCATCAGTTACATCGGAGATCATAGTTCAGGGCGCAGGTCTCAGTTGGCTTCCTGTCGATCTCAAGGATCAGGTGCCTGTGGAATATCAGAACCCGGCTATCACCAGCCTTAACCCATGGGTGTGGGCTTATAACTCGGATGTCCATGGCGATAAGTGCCCAATTGACAATATTTGGGCATTGACCACGGAAGAATGGAAGGGCCGCATAGCTATTCCTGATCCGCTCCTGCGCAACGAAACCATGTTCTGGTTCAATCAGATTGCCGAGCATGATGATGAAGCCATGCGCAATGCATATGAAGAGTTCTTCGGTGAGCCATTGAAAACCGATGAAGCAAGCGCGACCGCTGAGTGGGTCAAGCGCTTCGCCAAGAACCGCCCGAGCGTTACACGGAGCGATACGGAAGTTGGCCCGATCATCGGTGCAAAGGGGCAGGAAAAGCCATTTATGGGCTTCCTCAGCACCTCGATTTTCCGTGATGCCAAGAAGAATGGCTACACGATGGGAATTTGTGCCGGCATGAAGCCTTGGGCAGGACAGCTGACGCCACGCGTTGCCGTTATCGCGTCCGGTACGAAAAGCCCGAATGCATCCAAGCTCTTCGTGCATTACATGATGACGGAAGAGGGCATGGCTCCGCAGTTGGCAGACGGAAAGATTTCGTCAAATAAGGACGCGAAAATTCCAGAAAGCGAAGTGTCTGGCATCGTGAAAGTCATCGACCAGCTCTATGTCCCGCATTCTGAGACCGCTGAAAGCGACTACTCAAAGCTTCAGGATTGGCAGGATTTCTGGACCATCAGTTCGCGCTAA
- a CDS encoding sensor histidine kinase produces the protein MVKGAANREYSIQRRILVGSGLTLLAVTVLLFFLGRWYAHRAADEAFDRVLGAAALSIADTITLQDGSLSVDLPHSAFSILGTSRLNRIFYRVVAPDGSLLTGSPILGLEIPHGNNSRVRLSDSMYRGEKVRIAAVARYHSDAKGGGWVDVLVGETREARRQLTLQLSLNTLLPALGVALLALVLIWLAIRFAFRPLRTVESDLRQRSSSDLNPLAGPIPKEVSALVAALNDFMGRLNNVLAGLKLVTADAAHQMRTPLTALRALTELSLEETDPNRQKEILARVHANSISASLLANQLLSEATTLHSIQSRKLETLDLRQVTQEAVRRLRAEGSYSDLQQTISFDVPDEPLYVSGETISLREMIRNIVENALVHAPGPLTISLSQNGATITLGVHDRGAGLATDMKDRVFERFVRVDQSKPGSGLGLSIAKMVAEALGGQIELRDREGGGTSVLVSLPATTPEQRT, from the coding sequence ATGGTCAAAGGAGCCGCAAACAGGGAATATTCAATCCAGCGCCGCATTCTGGTGGGCAGTGGATTGACGCTGCTTGCTGTCACCGTTCTGCTCTTCTTTCTTGGCCGCTGGTATGCGCATCGTGCGGCCGATGAAGCATTCGATCGTGTTCTTGGTGCCGCCGCCCTATCCATCGCAGACACGATAACTCTGCAGGATGGTTCGCTCAGCGTCGATCTTCCCCACTCCGCCTTTTCCATTCTGGGCACCTCGCGTCTCAATCGCATTTTCTATCGTGTCGTCGCACCCGATGGCAGCCTCCTGACCGGTTCACCCATTCTCGGGCTAGAAATTCCGCATGGCAATAATAGCCGCGTTCGCCTCAGCGACAGTATGTATCGTGGGGAAAAAGTACGAATTGCTGCAGTCGCACGCTATCACAGCGACGCAAAAGGCGGCGGTTGGGTCGATGTTCTGGTTGGGGAAACGCGGGAAGCACGGAGACAGCTGACGTTGCAACTAAGCCTCAATACTCTCTTGCCTGCGCTTGGAGTGGCTTTGCTCGCACTGGTGCTTATCTGGCTCGCAATCCGATTTGCATTCAGACCGCTGCGGACGGTTGAATCTGATCTGCGCCAGCGTTCCTCATCCGATCTCAATCCACTGGCCGGCCCTATTCCTAAGGAAGTCAGCGCACTTGTTGCAGCACTCAATGACTTCATGGGACGTCTGAACAATGTGCTTGCCGGATTGAAGCTGGTCACTGCTGATGCAGCGCATCAGATGCGCACGCCACTCACAGCCTTGCGTGCCCTGACCGAACTGTCGCTCGAAGAAACTGATCCAAATCGGCAAAAGGAAATCCTTGCCCGTGTCCATGCCAATTCCATAAGCGCAAGCCTTCTCGCAAATCAGCTTCTGTCTGAAGCGACCACACTGCACAGTATTCAGTCGCGAAAGCTCGAAACGCTCGATCTGCGGCAGGTTACACAGGAAGCAGTCCGGAGACTGCGCGCTGAAGGCAGTTATTCTGATCTGCAACAAACCATCAGCTTTGATGTGCCTGATGAGCCGCTCTATGTGAGTGGCGAAACCATCAGCCTCAGAGAAATGATTCGCAATATCGTCGAAAATGCACTCGTTCATGCACCCGGCCCTTTGACTATCAGCCTTAGCCAGAATGGAGCTACGATCACGCTTGGCGTTCATGACAGAGGGGCTGGGCTTGCGACCGACATGAAAGACCGTGTCTTCGAGCGTTTTGTCCGAGTGGACCAGTCAAAGCCCGGTTCCGGTCTTGGTTTGTCGATAGCAAAAATGGTTGCGGAAGCACTAGGCGGCCAGATCGAACTGCGTGACCGCGAAGGTGGTGGAACAAGCGTGCTGGTGTCATTGCCCGCGACGACGCCGGAGCAACGCACATGA
- a CDS encoding ABC transporter ATP-binding protein, translating to MSSITIRDVRKSYGKAARAAVEKLSLEIPKSEFLCLLGPSGCGKTTTLRMIAGLEYPTEGQILVDGQKIVSVDDGIYVPPEKRGMGLVFQNYALWPHMTVEQNVEFGLKLHKVAKAERQRIIDDVLQKLGIERYRDRLPAQMSGGQQQRVALARMLALKPDIILLDEPLSNLDAKLRLEMRAELKRIHQEMGSTVVFVTHDQWEAMTLATTIAVMSEGELQQLGTPDDIYERPANRFVAEFIGNLPINIIELNDSNNGALATWARDYLKAQSLAASNVGSVGVRPESVRLSDTPVEQGCVAKVVDIVPTGGSWIVEMSVHGEQFFAIAADAPAQKADDEIWFSVERSHVHVFDREGKRISD from the coding sequence ATGTCGAGCATTACTATTCGCGATGTCAGAAAGAGCTACGGCAAAGCCGCCCGCGCCGCAGTTGAAAAGCTTTCACTCGAAATTCCAAAGTCGGAGTTTCTCTGCCTGCTAGGACCTTCGGGCTGCGGTAAGACGACGACGCTCCGCATGATTGCGGGTCTTGAATATCCAACCGAAGGTCAGATCCTCGTCGATGGTCAGAAGATTGTGTCGGTTGATGACGGCATTTATGTACCACCCGAAAAGCGTGGCATGGGGCTGGTGTTCCAGAACTATGCCCTTTGGCCGCATATGACTGTCGAACAAAATGTCGAGTTCGGCTTGAAGTTGCATAAGGTCGCAAAGGCTGAGCGTCAGCGTATTATCGATGACGTTCTGCAGAAGCTTGGCATTGAGCGTTATCGCGACCGTTTGCCAGCGCAGATGTCTGGCGGTCAGCAGCAGCGCGTAGCGCTTGCGCGTATGCTGGCGCTTAAGCCCGATATTATTCTGCTCGATGAACCACTGTCCAATCTCGATGCGAAACTGCGTCTCGAAATGCGCGCGGAACTCAAGCGTATTCATCAGGAAATGGGGTCGACGGTCGTATTCGTAACCCACGATCAGTGGGAGGCCATGACATTGGCAACCACGATTGCGGTGATGAGCGAAGGCGAGTTGCAGCAGCTTGGCACGCCTGACGACATTTACGAGCGCCCGGCCAATCGCTTTGTGGCTGAATTCATCGGCAATCTGCCGATCAATATCATTGAGCTTAATGACAGCAATAACGGCGCGTTGGCGACATGGGCACGCGATTACCTCAAGGCGCAGAGCCTTGCGGCAAGCAATGTCGGATCCGTCGGTGTCCGGCCTGAATCCGTACGTCTCAGCGATACGCCTGTTGAGCAGGGATGCGTGGCCAAAGTGGTCGATATCGTGCCTACCGGCGGTAGCTGGATCGTCGAAATGTCAGTTCACGGCGAGCAGTTTTTTGCAATCGCTGCAGATGCTCCAGCCCAGAAGGCTGACGATGAAATCTGGTTCTCTGTCGAACGCAGTCACGTCCATGTGTTTGACAGAGAAGGCAAGCGCATCAGCGACTGA
- a CDS encoding HAMP domain-containing histidine kinase, producing MKKMRSQSLRWSLMRRLFILQASLLVLFVILLVGWIWIINPELEDANEGAVRVVAESVMKDGQGHVQILETPQFTQLKQRYPDLWFIVRDENAVVVQYGKIPWAGLDATFPWNIDRARVQTANTTRATVENRNTSVGKLQVIAATEKGFENDGISLWISMQIDLAKYPDGEIHWSNVLPGLGIIVLIAVVPMLILTSIATLIVTPRAVGRSLRGLMETVKQAQAINFENRSARIDRSKVPQEIIPLVDAFNTALSKLDEGYNRRNRFLADAAHELRTPIAIARTRADLLADDDVSKQLRSDIDRLSRVAHQLLEMQAIGVVELRAERQDLNVLVQRLAADLAPLALDGGYDFDFEPSSEEAIFTVQTSVIEMAVVNLIRNAIDHAGGKGAIVIKVGASGTIDVCDEGPGIPLSEREHVFEPFRRINTHSSGAGLGLNLVQKAAEIHGGKVMFFDLKPGFCVRLQIQSVTARSGADLNKKQH from the coding sequence ATGAAAAAGATGCGTAGCCAATCGCTGCGATGGAGTCTGATGAGGCGCCTGTTCATATTGCAGGCATCTTTACTTGTACTTTTCGTCATTCTGCTCGTGGGCTGGATTTGGATCATCAACCCCGAGTTGGAAGATGCCAATGAAGGAGCGGTGCGCGTTGTTGCCGAAAGTGTGATGAAAGACGGGCAGGGCCATGTTCAGATATTAGAGACCCCGCAGTTCACTCAGCTCAAACAACGATATCCCGATCTGTGGTTCATCGTGAGAGATGAAAATGCGGTTGTCGTGCAATATGGCAAGATACCGTGGGCGGGTCTTGATGCGACCTTTCCATGGAACATTGACCGTGCGCGTGTGCAAACGGCCAATACGACGCGTGCTACAGTGGAAAATCGAAATACCTCCGTTGGCAAACTTCAAGTGATAGCGGCCACGGAAAAAGGATTTGAAAACGACGGGATCAGTCTCTGGATTAGTATGCAAATCGATCTCGCTAAATATCCTGATGGGGAAATTCATTGGTCCAATGTGTTGCCGGGCTTAGGTATCATCGTCCTGATCGCTGTCGTGCCAATGTTGATCCTGACTAGCATTGCGACGTTGATCGTGACACCACGGGCTGTTGGCCGCTCCCTTCGTGGTCTCATGGAAACTGTGAAACAAGCGCAGGCTATCAATTTTGAGAACCGTTCTGCACGTATTGACCGGTCCAAAGTTCCGCAGGAGATCATTCCGCTGGTCGATGCCTTCAACACCGCACTTTCCAAACTTGATGAAGGTTATAATCGCCGAAACCGTTTTCTCGCAGACGCTGCCCACGAGCTTAGAACACCAATCGCCATAGCTCGGACACGAGCTGATCTTCTAGCCGATGATGATGTAAGCAAGCAGTTGCGATCCGATATAGATCGCCTGTCTCGTGTGGCGCATCAGTTACTTGAAATGCAGGCTATCGGTGTTGTTGAACTGCGCGCTGAACGTCAGGATTTGAATGTGCTTGTTCAGCGGCTTGCTGCTGATCTTGCACCGCTGGCGCTCGATGGAGGTTATGATTTTGACTTTGAGCCGAGCAGCGAAGAAGCTATTTTCACTGTTCAGACTTCGGTTATCGAGATGGCAGTCGTTAATCTGATCCGCAATGCGATCGACCATGCGGGCGGCAAAGGGGCTATCGTTATCAAGGTAGGCGCTTCTGGAACTATTGATGTTTGTGATGAGGGTCCTGGTATTCCTCTTTCTGAGCGCGAGCATGTATTTGAGCCATTTCGGCGCATTAATACGCATTCATCGGGAGCTGGACTTGGATTGAACCTTGTCCAAAAGGCTGCAGAAATTCACGGCGGAAAAGTCATGTTTTTTGATTTGAAACCTGGCTTTTGCGTGCGTCTGCAGATTCAATCAGTCACGGCGAGATCAGGCGCCGATCTAAACAAGAAGCAGCATTGA
- a CDS encoding iron ABC transporter permease: protein MSFYKQLTYKYKVYNADPTTLIGVMLAMVFAYLIAAPIVLLLSDAVIVQFADRARSGQQIGELTFYYLNRAFFSAISTDVFWRPLWNTAIIALGSIAFALVTGIPLAWLLSRTNLPGKKWFSTALIVPYMLPSWTFALAWLTLFKNRTTGGQPSWMEALGFSPPDWLAYGMLPITLILAMHYTPFVILLFGNALRQFDSTLEDSARVMGAGKLLIARRIILPLMLPSLVSASTLIFAKCLGDFGVAYILGVPVGFDVLATSLFRAISTSQAGMSAVLAATIVVLGSISIFLDMYLLKEARRFVTIGNKGSMNRETDLGRFRVPAFSFAALMFVVSAFIPLMALLLTTVMRVPGVFTLDNFTLDFWIGTDLNTTAMSNGILLTGEFWKATWNTLWIVGSAALGAGLLGLLVGYVVARTPVSLVGTFLRQVTFLPYLVPGIAFAAAYLTMFAVQRGPLPALYGTPILLVLAILADQMPFASRAGISAMMQLGKAPEEAAQIVGAGFWRRLVSIVAPIQKGSLVSGILLPFISGIKGLSLVVVLAVPGTDVLTTYALRLVDYSYSQAANAVVLMICVIAFGGTVIVQKLTNSKLSDGLGGK from the coding sequence ATGAGTTTTTACAAGCAACTAACCTACAAATATAAGGTCTATAATGCAGACCCCACGACACTGATCGGGGTTATGCTGGCAATGGTTTTTGCCTATCTGATTGCAGCGCCAATCGTGCTGCTTTTGTCAGATGCAGTGATTGTCCAATTTGCTGATCGGGCACGCTCGGGCCAGCAGATTGGTGAATTGACCTTTTATTATCTCAACCGTGCGTTCTTCTCGGCGATTTCGACGGATGTGTTTTGGCGTCCGCTTTGGAACACGGCAATCATCGCACTTGGTTCGATTGCCTTTGCGCTTGTCACGGGCATTCCACTCGCATGGCTTTTGAGCCGCACAAATTTACCGGGCAAGAAGTGGTTCTCGACAGCATTGATCGTTCCTTACATGCTGCCTTCGTGGACCTTCGCGCTGGCTTGGCTGACCCTGTTTAAAAACCGCACCACCGGTGGTCAGCCAAGCTGGATGGAAGCTTTGGGCTTCTCGCCACCTGATTGGCTTGCTTACGGCATGTTGCCAATTACGCTCATTCTGGCCATGCACTATACGCCATTCGTGATCCTGCTTTTCGGCAATGCGTTGCGGCAGTTTGATTCCACGCTTGAAGATTCAGCCCGTGTCATGGGCGCAGGCAAGTTGCTGATTGCGCGCCGGATCATTCTTCCATTGATGCTGCCCTCGCTTGTGTCGGCTTCAACGCTGATCTTCGCCAAATGTCTCGGCGACTTTGGTGTCGCCTATATTCTTGGCGTGCCGGTTGGTTTTGACGTTCTGGCAACGTCTCTTTTCCGTGCAATTTCAACCAGTCAGGCTGGCATGAGTGCCGTTCTTGCGGCAACCATTGTCGTTCTTGGTAGCATTTCAATCTTCCTCGATATGTATCTGCTCAAGGAAGCGCGCCGTTTCGTCACTATTGGCAACAAGGGTTCTATGAACCGCGAGACAGACCTCGGTCGTTTTCGTGTGCCTGCATTCAGCTTCGCCGCACTCATGTTCGTTGTCAGTGCGTTCATTCCGCTGATGGCGCTTCTGCTGACGACGGTTATGCGCGTGCCGGGCGTTTTCACGCTTGATAATTTCACGCTGGATTTCTGGATCGGCACCGATCTTAACACCACCGCGATGAGCAATGGCATCCTCCTGACTGGCGAGTTCTGGAAAGCGACCTGGAACACGTTGTGGATCGTCGGCTCGGCTGCATTGGGTGCAGGCCTGCTTGGTCTTTTGGTCGGCTATGTCGTGGCTCGTACGCCTGTTTCGCTTGTCGGCACGTTTCTGCGTCAGGTGACATTCTTGCCGTATCTGGTTCCGGGCATTGCATTTGCTGCGGCCTATCTCACTATGTTTGCAGTGCAGCGTGGTCCGCTTCCGGCACTTTACGGAACGCCGATTCTGCTGGTTCTCGCGATCCTTGCCGATCAGATGCCATTCGCATCGCGTGCGGGTATCTCGGCAATGATGCAACTTGGCAAAGCACCTGAAGAAGCGGCCCAGATCGTGGGTGCCGGTTTCTGGCGTCGTCTGGTTTCGATTGTCGCGCCGATCCAGAAAGGCTCTCTGGTTTCAGGTATTCTGTTGCCGTTTATCTCTGGCATCAAAGGCTTGAGCCTCGTCGTCGTGCTGGCTGTGCCGGGCACGGATGTTCTCACCACCTATGCATTGCGCCTCGTCGACTACAGCTACAGCCAGGCCGCAAATGCAGTCGTTTTGATGATCTGTGTCATCGCCTTTGGCGGCACAGTCATCGTTCAAAAACTCACCAACAGCAAATTGTCTGACGGATTGGGAGGCAAATAA
- the phnD gene encoding phosphate/phosphite/phosphonate ABC transporter substrate-binding protein yields MFWRGLACRIGMTLFGLQLCIAYANAADAACAYRGALDERYCDENRDLVADTPKDASQWRDPQTLVWAYSPIEDPAVYARLFKPFTQHLEACLGRQIVYYPIQSSADEVDAMRSGRLHFAGFSTGPTIEAVNRAGAVPFAAKGTGDQMRGYRLVAVVRAESSYEKLGDLKGHRVAHASLFSNSGNVAPRALFPKEGLTPGQDYAPIMSGGHDKSILGVVAGDYDMAAVASDVLERMIERGLVKRDAIRLIYQSDLFPTSSFAYAHNLAPPLVAEMKRCFFNFTFTSEMRAEFQGDNHFIPIDYAAAWSVVREVSEKAGAPPP; encoded by the coding sequence ATGTTCTGGCGCGGGTTGGCATGTCGAATCGGCATGACCTTGTTTGGGCTTCAGCTGTGCATCGCTTATGCGAATGCCGCTGATGCTGCTTGCGCTTATCGCGGTGCGCTGGATGAGCGTTATTGCGACGAGAACCGCGACCTTGTCGCAGATACACCCAAAGACGCTTCCCAGTGGCGTGATCCGCAAACACTCGTATGGGCTTATTCGCCCATCGAAGACCCGGCGGTTTATGCGCGACTTTTCAAGCCATTCACGCAGCATCTTGAAGCCTGCCTTGGACGGCAGATCGTTTATTATCCAATTCAGTCCAGCGCCGATGAAGTTGATGCGATGCGTTCAGGACGTCTGCATTTTGCGGGGTTCTCTACAGGGCCGACAATTGAGGCGGTCAATCGCGCAGGTGCCGTTCCTTTTGCCGCCAAAGGCACTGGCGATCAGATGCGCGGCTATAGGCTGGTCGCGGTCGTGCGCGCGGAATCTTCCTATGAAAAATTGGGTGATCTTAAAGGGCATCGCGTCGCCCATGCATCATTGTTCTCAAATTCCGGCAATGTCGCGCCACGCGCTCTCTTTCCAAAAGAAGGTCTCACGCCGGGGCAGGACTATGCGCCTATCATGTCGGGCGGACACGACAAATCGATCCTCGGTGTTGTCGCCGGTGATTACGATATGGCGGCGGTTGCCTCCGATGTGCTTGAACGCATGATCGAGCGGGGGCTTGTGAAGCGTGATGCCATTCGTCTGATTTATCAGAGCGATCTGTTTCCAACCTCATCATTTGCATATGCTCACAATCTTGCTCCACCTCTTGTGGCGGAAATGAAGCGCTGCTTCTTTAATTTCACATTTACGTCTGAAATGAGAGCCGAGTTTCAGGGCGACAATCACTTCATTCCGATAGATTACGCAGCCGCGTGGTCGGTGGTGCGCGAGGTGAGCGAGAAGGCTGGCGCACCGCCTCCATAA
- a CDS encoding response regulator transcription factor — MRILLVEDTIDIAFAIASKLEKEGHSVTTVYDGVQGEDLAVNGSFDLVVLDINLPGRDGFAILRSMREQSLSCPVLVITARNQIADKIDLLELGADDYLVKPFDLRELVARIRAVARRHMGVAQPVLRIGELSINLTQRSVMQGDEPLDFGRREFDVLEMLATRFNVTVPKDMLVLKLFGHEDTGTPNAIELLVSRVRKKLENSTVEIITQRGVGYLLRLKALQL, encoded by the coding sequence ATGCGTATCCTTCTTGTAGAAGACACAATCGATATTGCGTTTGCTATTGCTTCAAAGCTTGAAAAGGAAGGCCACTCTGTCACGACTGTCTATGATGGCGTGCAAGGGGAAGATCTGGCTGTGAATGGCTCCTTTGATCTGGTCGTACTCGACATCAACCTTCCGGGACGTGACGGTTTTGCCATCCTGCGCAGTATGCGCGAACAATCCTTGTCATGTCCGGTATTGGTAATCACCGCTCGCAATCAGATTGCCGACAAGATCGATCTTCTCGAGCTTGGCGCTGATGACTACCTAGTCAAACCCTTCGATCTCAGGGAGCTTGTTGCCCGTATCAGAGCAGTCGCAAGACGGCATATGGGCGTGGCGCAGCCGGTCTTGCGGATCGGCGAACTATCGATCAACCTGACACAAAGATCAGTGATGCAGGGTGACGAGCCACTGGATTTCGGGCGGCGCGAATTCGACGTTCTCGAGATGCTTGCCACCCGTTTCAATGTCACGGTCCCAAAAGATATGCTGGTTCTGAAACTGTTTGGCCATGAAGATACCGGCACACCCAATGCTATCGAACTGCTGGTTTCACGCGTGCGGAAGAAGCTCGAGAACAGCACAGTTGAAATTATCACACAACGCGGCGTGGGCTATCTGCTCAGGCTTAAAGCGCTGCAACTCTGA
- a CDS encoding response regulator transcription factor, with product MRILLLEDEPEMARALLEALRRHEVLVDHVSTIADADALARDGNYDVLVLDRRLPDGEGLNLVAALRKSKLSVPILVLTALGSVDHRVDGLDAGADDYLAKPFAIEELLARLRALRRRGPSLSDKFMSFGNLIIDPRTKQVTVLDAVIDFPRREYLALEALMRRPNRIVTRSNLVEAVYTLDDEIESNALDAHISRIRKKLAQADATVEIRAVRNIGYLIRSKA from the coding sequence TTGCGTATCTTGCTTCTCGAAGATGAACCTGAAATGGCGCGCGCTTTACTTGAAGCGCTCAGACGACATGAAGTGCTGGTTGATCATGTCAGCACCATTGCCGATGCAGATGCCCTGGCGCGTGATGGCAATTACGATGTGCTCGTTTTGGATCGTCGTCTTCCTGACGGAGAAGGGCTCAATTTGGTCGCAGCACTGCGCAAGAGTAAGCTCTCCGTACCCATTCTTGTTTTAACCGCATTGGGAAGCGTCGATCACCGCGTCGATGGGCTAGATGCAGGGGCGGATGATTATCTTGCCAAACCTTTTGCCATTGAAGAGCTGCTTGCGAGACTGCGCGCACTTAGGAGGCGGGGACCTTCGTTGTCAGATAAATTTATGAGCTTCGGAAACCTGATCATTGACCCTCGGACCAAACAGGTCACTGTGCTTGATGCGGTTATTGATTTCCCGCGGCGAGAATATCTCGCGCTGGAAGCGTTAATGCGGCGCCCAAACCGTATTGTGACCCGTTCAAATCTCGTCGAGGCCGTTTACACACTTGATGACGAGATTGAGTCAAACGCCCTTGATGCTCACATTTCCCGCATTCGCAAGAAACTGGCTCAGGCCGACGCGACTGTTGAGATTAGGGCGGTGCGAAACATTGGTTATCTGATCCGGTCGAAAGCATGA
- a CDS encoding outer membrane beta-barrel protein, with product MSFIAKTLATATAALAVTTNAYAADLNYNSGSYDYETPPAFSWGGAYIGAHGGLASPKINPFTGGKGMTGGVQAGYNFQFGPAVLGAELEGSYMGNEARVPDGRLKERFRGAAKAKAGLSFDRSLVYGTAGVTMTKFKDGDDVTGPNGWKSGYLLGGGIEQGFGGGLSAKIEYNYVTTKDVSSTTSYGTTNTNVHDHVIKAGVNYRF from the coding sequence ATGTCTTTTATCGCAAAAACCCTTGCGACTGCGACCGCTGCCCTCGCGGTCACAACAAACGCATATGCTGCTGATCTCAACTACAATTCAGGATCCTACGATTACGAAACCCCGCCAGCATTTTCATGGGGCGGCGCATATATCGGTGCTCATGGTGGTTTGGCTTCGCCGAAGATTAATCCATTTACTGGCGGCAAGGGCATGACCGGCGGCGTGCAGGCTGGTTACAATTTCCAGTTTGGCCCTGCTGTTCTTGGTGCCGAACTTGAAGGTTCGTATATGGGAAATGAAGCCCGCGTACCGGATGGCCGGTTGAAAGAGCGGTTTCGTGGTGCAGCGAAGGCCAAAGCTGGTCTCTCGTTTGATCGATCACTGGTTTACGGCACAGCAGGTGTGACCATGACAAAATTCAAAGACGGCGATGACGTTACCGGCCCTAACGGCTGGAAATCGGGTTATCTTCTGGGCGGTGGTATTGAACAGGGATTTGGCGGCGGTCTGTCGGCAAAAATCGAGTATAACTACGTGACAACCAAGGATGTCTCAAGCACGACATCATATGGTACCACCAATACAAATGTGCATGACCATGTCATCAAGGCAGGCGTAAACTACCGCTTCTGA